The sequence below is a genomic window from Salicibibacter cibarius.
ATGAAAATTATTATGGAGAGGATAGTATTTCAAATGATTTTTGGGTAGATTTGCTCGTTGAATTAGATGAAGAAACACTTAAATTTTTAAAACAACGTAATGTACCCAATATTGGAGAACGGTTGGAGTGATATCGATTTCAATCATAGAGAATGGTCCCCGTCAAAGTCCAAATATAAACAATATGTCCGGTGCTTTTTGCTCCCGATCCTTCTCGAAGTAGCACTATCTTCGTTCGGTGGGGGCAATTTGATCACAAGTAATCCCTCTGATGGAGGTCGAGTTGCTCTGAGAGGAACAAGTGAAGCAAAGTAATCCCTCTGACGGGGGTCGAGCTGCTCTGAGAGGAACAAGTGAAGTAAAGTAATCCCTCAAACGGAGAACGAACTGCTCCCAGGGGAACACGTGAAGCTAAGTGTGGCTTTTGAGAAAGACAGATGAACCCTTATTACGATTAATAAATTGTTGTACTTTGACTTTACCCCCTAAATCATAGAGAATGTGCTATTGACGAGTTTCGTTGCAATTATAAAAGCAGGTATCCGAAGATACCTGCCCCGTGTGAGAACATCATAGTTCCCGATAGTAAACGGTAACGTTTGCCCGCGACCGCAAAATATGCGTCAGTATATGAATATGTCAAGGATCTTATGCGTCCATTTTTTTATTTCAGATTAAAAAAATACTTTAATCGTCGTTTATCATAGCCTTGGACAAAATCAATAACGTCTCCTACCCTTGCTTTACTTATGATTCGAACATCTTCACATTGGACATTGGACGATTGAATCAAATTTCAATTTATATTTAGATTTTTGTAAAATATATTGGCTATTTAAAAGGTTAATTTTCCCAGATTTTTTTCTTGTTTTCGATTTTGGTTAGTGGTACAACTGCAATATTCCCGCTAGTTTTATTGTTAGCATCATTAGATACGACAACGGAGGGTCTTAGGCCTGATTTTTCGTATCCGATATTCTCACCAAAAAATACGCTCACGATAGCTTTGCGAGGGAAAAAATGACCGGATCCTCCAGTGTAATTTTCATTTATCTTCGTTTGTAAAGCAAACCATCTTATATGATCCCCGTGCCTTTTGAATTTATAAGCCACTTTTTGAGCTCCTTTTATTCATATTTCTTTTAATATTTATCTCTGATTTCATCTTATTTGGCTCAATGTGACTAAACACCCCCTGCTAATCCAACACCTTTCGTCCGCCATTTGCCCTTCTTGACCGAAGATGTTACGTTAAAGGCAAAGCAAAGCGAAGGGGTTCCTTAATTATGACAGTGAAAGAATTGGAAGATGAATTAAGTCTATTAAAATCGGATTATGTCCGGGTTCAAGGTGATGTGGAAAAAATGGAATCCATTGGCGGAAATGTACGGCCTGCAACGCGGCAACTCCGTCATTTGGAGGAAGAGATCAATCGTGTTCGTCAACAGCTAAAAGAATCAAAACAGTAACCTAAACGGTGGACTATTTGATGCATGGGCTCCCTATTGACGAGGGGAGCCTGTATTTTTTGCTGAAAATAGACTGGAGAGAATGCTGATGTTGCAAAAGCTATTCCAACTACGGGAACATCATACAACGATCAAACAAGAATTAGTCGCCGGCATCACAATTTTTTTTGCGGCTGCGCACATCATTATCGTTAATCCGACGATTTTAGCTGACAGCGGCATTCCTTTTCAATATGCTATGATCGCGACGGTCCTTGTCACGGTCATTGGCAGTTTGCTCATGGGGCTATACGCAAATGTGCCCCTCGCACTTGCCCCGGGCATGGGGATTAACGCATTTTTTGTATATACGCTCGTCCAAGGGTATGACTTAAGCTGGCAAATGGGACTTGCCGTTGTCATTGTGTCAGGCCTGCTCCTCATGGTTGCTACGTTTACGCCGCTCGCAGCCAGGCTGTCCGATGCTGTACCCGTATCGTTAAAATACAGCATCAGCGCGGGGATCGGCTTGTTGCTAGTGATGATTGGCTTGCAGATGGGCGAAGTGATTGTCGCGGATCCTGAAACGTTAATCAGCCTTGCGCCGCTTGATTCTCCGTCACTCGCGTTTACGCTGTTCGGCTTATTGCTTATTTTAATTCTTTATGTAAAAAAAATAAGAGGCGCCTTTGTGATCGGTCTCTTGTTAACAACAGCGGTCATTTATTTAACGGGGTTCGGCGGGGAACCGGAGAGTGAGCCTCTGGATTTGGGTGGATACTTTGGGATTTTCACCGCGGCTGATTTTGGCGGGTTATTGCACGCCCCGTTTTGGATGGCTGTTTTTTCATTAACATTGCTCGTTCTTTTTGACACGTTGGGGCTCGTGCACGGACTCGTACCATACAATAAAGATGTGAGTAAAGTATATAAAACAAGCGCGATTAACGCCGGGATCAGCGGTTTTTTCGGGACTTCGCCGACAGTTCTCGTCGTCGAGAGCGCAGCTGGGATGGCTGAAGGAGGAAAAACAGGATTGACCGCTGTGACCGCCGGTTTTCTTTTCTTGACAAGTTTCGCGGTAATGCCGTTTATTTCCGCTATTCCGGAGGCGGCGATCGCGCCGATTTTAATGATCGTCGGCATGTCGATGGCGGAAAAATTGCGCGATATCCCGGGGGATTTTACCGAATGGTTTCCCGCCGGGTTAACGGCGATTCTCATCCCGCTCACGTACTCGATTATTGATGGCCTAGCCGCAGGATTCATTCTCTACCCGCTTTTGAAATGGGCGACCGGCCGGCGCAGTGAAGTGCACCCTTATCAATATGTGATCGCGTTGTTGTTTATCTGTAATTATGTGCTGTTAGTTATATAGTTGCACGCCGGGCATAACAAACGTGCCGAGCGCATACACCAATAGACGGGCATTATTGCCGAATACCGAAAATGTGTGTTTCAATTGCTTTTGCGACACCATTGTCATCATTATCGGCGGTTTCCGTATCGGCATATTGTTTGACCTCTGCTTCAGCGTTGCCCATGGCAATGCTGAGG
It includes:
- a CDS encoding type II toxin-antitoxin system PemK/MazF family toxin; this translates as MAYKFKRHGDHIRWFALQTKINENYTGGSGHFFPRKAIVSVFFGENIGYEKSGLRPSVVVSNDANNKTSGNIAVVPLTKIENKKKIWEN
- a CDS encoding SE1832 family protein — its product is MTVKELEDELSLLKSDYVRVQGDVEKMESIGGNVRPATRQLRHLEEEINRVRQQLKESKQ
- a CDS encoding NCS2 family permease, with product MLQKLFQLREHHTTIKQELVAGITIFFAAAHIIIVNPTILADSGIPFQYAMIATVLVTVIGSLLMGLYANVPLALAPGMGINAFFVYTLVQGYDLSWQMGLAVVIVSGLLLMVATFTPLAARLSDAVPVSLKYSISAGIGLLLVMIGLQMGEVIVADPETLISLAPLDSPSLAFTLFGLLLILILYVKKIRGAFVIGLLLTTAVIYLTGFGGEPESEPLDLGGYFGIFTAADFGGLLHAPFWMAVFSLTLLVLFDTLGLVHGLVPYNKDVSKVYKTSAINAGISGFFGTSPTVLVVESAAGMAEGGKTGLTAVTAGFLFLTSFAVMPFISAIPEAAIAPILMIVGMSMAEKLRDIPGDFTEWFPAGLTAILIPLTYSIIDGLAAGFILYPLLKWATGRRSEVHPYQYVIALLFICNYVLLVI